The Pirellulimonas nuda genome includes a region encoding these proteins:
- a CDS encoding DUF480 domain-containing protein has translation MEAPAAPRWTTLPAVERRVLGVLIEKAKTTPDAYPMTLNSARTGCNQKSNRSPQMELDEEQVFDALTSLRKRGVVSLIEGSGRVDKFRHLAYEWLAVDKHGLAVMAELLLRGAQTMGELRTRASRMESIRDQDALRPIIEALRTANLLVFIARPGRAGLVTHNLYEPQELERICRDEGGTVRQGAAADDIDDAPASAAPSSGAGHSSAPPSAPMRPTHQAEPENDGLRELLRELQTQVDELRGRVEDLEQQVRG, from the coding sequence ATGGAAGCTCCCGCCGCGCCGCGTTGGACCACGCTACCTGCTGTTGAGCGGCGTGTGTTGGGCGTGTTGATTGAGAAGGCGAAGACCACGCCCGACGCGTACCCGATGACGCTCAACAGCGCCCGCACCGGGTGCAACCAGAAGAGCAACCGCTCGCCGCAGATGGAGCTGGACGAGGAGCAGGTGTTCGACGCGCTCACCTCGCTCCGCAAGCGCGGCGTGGTGTCGCTCATCGAGGGCTCGGGGCGGGTCGATAAGTTCCGCCACCTGGCGTACGAGTGGCTCGCCGTCGACAAGCACGGCCTGGCCGTGATGGCCGAGCTGCTGCTCCGCGGCGCCCAGACCATGGGCGAGCTGCGCACCCGCGCCAGCCGGATGGAGAGCATCCGCGACCAGGACGCCCTGCGGCCTATCATCGAGGCGCTCCGCACCGCGAACCTGCTGGTGTTCATCGCCCGGCCGGGCCGCGCGGGGCTGGTGACGCACAACCTGTACGAGCCGCAAGAGCTGGAGCGCATCTGCCGCGACGAGGGGGGCACGGTCCGCCAGGGCGCCGCGGCGGACGACATCGACGACGCCCCCGCCAGCGCTGCGCCCTCAAGTGGTGCGGGCCACAGTTCGGCCCCCCCCAGCGCGCCGATGCGTCCCACGCACCAAGCCGAGCCCGAGAACGACGGGCTGCGCGAGCTGCTCCGCGAGCTGCAAACGCAGGTCGACGAGCTCCGCGGCCGCGTAGAAGACCTCGAGCAGCAGGTGCGGGGCTAA